In one window of Henckelia pumila isolate YLH828 chromosome 1, ASM3356847v2, whole genome shotgun sequence DNA:
- the LOC140866376 gene encoding secreted RxLR effector protein 161-like has protein sequence MIQDKFEMSMMGELTFFLGLQVKQMEKGIFINHVKYTKELLKKFGMKNCSAASTPMSASIKLDKDEVGPSVDQTLFRGLIGSLLYLTASRPDIMFSVGLCARFQSGPKQSHYIAAKRILKYLKGTQHVGLWYPKDSSFNLIGYSDADYAGCRIDRKSTSGTCQFLGDRLISWFSKKQTSIATSTAESEYLAAGSCCAQLLWIQQQLRDFGVNSSEAPIFVIIQVQLL, from the coding sequence ATGATCCAGGACAAATtcgaaatgagcatgatgggagaaCTAACATTTTTTCTGGGATTGCAAGTCAAACAGATGGAAAAAGGGATATTCATTAACCATGTCAAATATACAAAAGaacttctaaagaagtttggaatgaaGAATTGCTCTGCAGCTAGTACTCCAATGAGTGCTTCAATCAAATTGGATAAAGATGAAGTTGGACCCTCAGTAGATCAAACTTTATTCAGAGGGCTTATAGGTTCCTTACTCTATCTGACAGCAAgcagaccggacattatgttctCAGTTGGTctgtgtgcaagatttcaatctgGTCCGAAGCAATCTCACTATATTGCTGCAAAGAGAATCCTAAAATACCTTAAGGGAACTCAGCATGTTGGTTTATGGTATCCAAAAGATTCTAGCTTTAATCTAATTGGTTACTCAGATGCAGATTACGCAGGTTGCAGAATTGATCGTAAAAGCACAAGTGGGACTTGTCAATTTCTTGGTGATAGACTTATTTCTTGGTTTAGTAAGAAACAAACTTCCATTGCTACTTCTACAGCAGAATCAGAATATTTAGCAGCTGGAAGTTGTTGTGCACAATTGCTCTGGATCCAACAGCAACTCAGAGATTTTGGTGTTAATTCATCTGAAGCACCAATTTTTGTGATAATACAAGTGCAATTGCTATAA